The genomic DNA GTGCACAGCGATGTCAAAGATGTACAAATCTATGCCCACGAATTCGCGGATAGCTCCATAAATTTTGAAATCACTTGGTGGACCGGCTCTACGCCGCTCGATATCCGGCAATCGCGTGACAAAGTCATTGCCGCGGTAAAGAGGGCGCTTGACGACGCCGAAATCGAAATTCCGTTTCCTTATCGGACACTCACGTTCAAGGACCCGCTTCGCACCCGCGCAGAGAACGGCAAAGATTCGGAACGTTCTGACGAGGATACAGTCAATGCATAATCACCAGTGTTGGCGTCATCCCATTTGGCGTAACCGCTTGAGCAGGCTGGATGTGTCCCAGCGTCCTCCGCCCATTTTCTGTACATCCTTGTAGAACTGGTCGACCAGTGCCGTGACCGGCAGAGATGCGCCGGTTTCATTGGCCGTATCCAGACAGATCCCCAGATCCTTGCGCATCCAGTCCACCGCAAATCCGTGTTCGAAATGGTCGTCCAGCATCGTCTCGTACCGGTTTGCCATCTGCCAACTCCCGGCGGCTCCCTGGCTGATCACTTCGGTGACCGCGCGCCCGTCCAGCCCTGCCTTTTCGGCAAAGTGCAGCGCCTCGCTCAGCCCCTGAACCAGTCCGGCAATGGCGATCTGATTGCACATTTTTGTTACTTGCCCCGCCCCGCTATCACCGATCCGGCGACAAAGCTTGGCATAGGTATTCATCACCGGTTCGGCTGCATCATAGGCCGATTGGTCACCGCCACACATGATGGATAGCTGCCCATTTTCCGCGCCCGCCTGCCCGCCTGAGATTGGCGCATCGACGAAATTCAATCCGGCATCCTTGGCCATCGCATACAACTCTTCGGTAACTTTTGATGACACGGTCGTATGATCGACAAAGGTCGCGCCGGGTTTCATCCCTGCAAAAGCACCATCTTCACCCAGACAAACCGAGCGCAAATCATCGTCATTGCCAACGCAGGCCATTACGAAATCGGCGTCTGCCGCAGCCTCTCTTGGGGTTGTCGCATGGGTGCCACCGTGTTCGGAGGCCCATTTTTCTGCCTTTGCGGTGGTCCGGTTGTACACACAGACCGAATGACCCGCAGCCTGCAAGTGGCCCGCCATCGGATAGCCCATAACTCCCATGCCCAAGAATGCCAGTGTGCTCATGTTCTTTCCCCGCTTGCCATTGTCTTGGCCTGAATTTCTGACTATCCCGGCCCAGGATGCAAGGGCAAATGACAGGTTAAGTGGCGCGGCCAATGGCAGATCTCTTCAAATGGTTGATGCGGATCACGGGCGTGCTGTTGGCGCTGGCGGTACTGGCGGTCATCGGGCTCTACTTTTTGTTGTCACGCTCACTGCCCGAGTACGATAAATCGCTCGATGTGGCGGGCCTCTCTGCGCCGGTCGAGATTGTACGCAACAACGCCAACGTTCCACACATCTTCAGCGAAAAAGATACCGGTGTCTTCTTTGGCCTTGGATATTCGCATGCGCAGGACCGGCTATGGCAGATGATCGTATTGCGCCGCACAGCGCAGGGTCGCCTGTCAGAGGTGTTCGGGACACGGACACTGAGCGTAGACAAACTGCTGCGCCGGTTCGACATCTACGGGGCCGCGCGTGCATCGGTGGCGGCGCAGGATCCGGCCACGACGGCCGCACTCGAAGCTTATGCCGCGGGAGTGAACGCCCGCGTGGACGAAATCAATTCCTCGGCCTTGGGGCGCGGCGCGCCCGAGATGTTCCTCTTTAATGCACCGATTTCGCCTTGGTCTGCCACGGACAGCATTGCAATTATCAAGCTGATGGCGGTTCAGCTATCGGCCCAGATGAGTCACGAGGTACGCCGCGCGCGCACATCGCTGGTTCTGGGGGACTCAGCCCGGTTGGCGGATATTCTGCCCGATGCGCCCGGCACCGGTATCGCCGCACTGCCGGACTACGCCCAGTTGATGCCGGGGCTGGAGCTTCCGCGCTATGCGATCGGCACACCGATGCCGCAACACCCGCTTTCTCCATTCCCTGCGCCAGAATTCGCCGGTGCCTCGAACGCATGGGCCGCAGCGCCGTCGCGTTCCGCTGCTGGCGGTACACTCTTGGCTAACGATCCCCATCTGGGGTTTTCAGCGCCTGCGATCTGGTATCTGGCACGGCTGGAACTGGTCAGCGGAGGGGTGATCGGTGGTACAATACCCGGTGTACCGGCCGTTCTGACAGGGCGCAGTGAACGGTTGGGATGGGGCATCACCTCGGCCAATCTTGACGATCAGGACGTCTATATCGAGCAGTTGAATCCCGACAACCCCGAAGAATACCTGACGCCGGATGGATTCAAACCATTCGAAACGCGCCGCTCGATCATCAACATTTCCGGAGAGGACCCGGTGACGATGACCTTGCGGTGGACCGAGAATGGCCCGGTGCTGCCCGGGTCGCACTACAACCTAGGGACGGTGACACCTTCTGGTCATGTGGCCAGCCTCGCTTGGACCGCGCTCAGCGCGCATGATACAACCATGAGCGCCGCGATTGCCCTGATGCGGGCAGGTACCGTCGAGGATGCACTTGAGGCCGGTGAACTCTTTGTAGCTCCGGCCCAGAATCTTACCGTCGTGGATCGTGAAAAAATAGCGATGAAACTGATGGGTGCAATGCCCCGCCGCAACGCCGATCACGAAAGCCAGGGACGCCTGCCCAGTCGCGGTTGGATTGATAATAACCGCTGGCAGGGGCGTTTTCCGCACTCTGCGAACCCAGAATTCGTAGCCCCGGTTGGTGGTATCCTTGGCAATACCAATAACAAGACGGTTGACCGGCCTTTTCCCCAACATGTCAGCTATGTCTGGGGCGATACGCAGCGTATTCATCGCTGGCAGCGGTTGATGCAAACCCGACATGTCCACACCAGAGACAGCTTTATCGAGGCGCAACTGGATACCGTCAGCTTTACCGCAAGGTCGTTGCTGCCACTCATTGGTGCCGATCTGTGGTTTACTGGCGAAAGCGCGCCCGAAGGCTCTGCTCAGGGTCTGCGTCAACGTGCCCTGTCGCTTTTGGCCGATTGGAATGGCGAGATGAACGAACATCGGCCAGAACCGCTAATTTACGCGGCATGGCTGCGTGCGCTCCAAACGCGATTGGCCAAGGACGAATTAGGACCGCTCAACTCCGAGTTCACCCATGCCGACCCGATATTTATCGAGCGCGTCTATCGCGATGTAGATGGCGCGGCGATCTGGTGCGACGTGGTCCAGTCCAGCCCGGTTGAGACCTGCACAGATATCGCCCGACTGGCGTTGGACGATGCATTGGTCTGGATCACAGACCGCTATGGAACAGCTTTGGAATCGCTTCGCTGGGGCGATGTTCATCAGGCGGTTCAGGATCATCCGGTTTTGGGGGACGTCCCGTGGGTGCGGTATTTCGTCAACATCCGACAATCCACCTCGGGTGGCGACCACACACTGCAACGCGGACTGACACGCGGCACAGGACCGGACCCATTCCAGAACGTGCATGGTGCCGGATATCGTGGTGTATATGACTTTGCAGACCCTGACAGCAGCGTTTTCGTTATCTCTACCGGTCAGTCGGGGCACTTCCTCAGCAGGTATTACGATGATCTTGCGCAGCTTTGGCGGCGAGGGGAGTATATTCCGATGTCACTAGATCCGCAGTTGGCCCGCGCGGCGGCAGTCGGGATCACCAACCTGCGCCCTGCCAGTCCCTAGATCGTGATGATCAACCACCCCATGTAAGCCAGATACGCCGCGAACAACAGCGCGCCTTCTGCCCGTGAAATCCGCGCCCCGGAATAGCCGAGCAC from Roseovarius pelagicus includes the following:
- a CDS encoding NAD(P)-dependent oxidoreductase, translated to MSTLAFLGMGVMGYPMAGHLQAAGHSVCVYNRTTAKAEKWASEHGGTHATTPREAAADADFVMACVGNDDDLRSVCLGEDGAFAGMKPGATFVDHTTVSSKVTEELYAMAKDAGLNFVDAPISGGQAGAENGQLSIMCGGDQSAYDAAEPVMNTYAKLCRRIGDSGAGQVTKMCNQIAIAGLVQGLSEALHFAEKAGLDGRAVTEVISQGAAGSWQMANRYETMLDDHFEHGFAVDWMRKDLGICLDTANETGASLPVTALVDQFYKDVQKMGGGRWDTSSLLKRLRQMG
- a CDS encoding penicillin acylase family protein, which produces MADLFKWLMRITGVLLALAVLAVIGLYFLLSRSLPEYDKSLDVAGLSAPVEIVRNNANVPHIFSEKDTGVFFGLGYSHAQDRLWQMIVLRRTAQGRLSEVFGTRTLSVDKLLRRFDIYGAARASVAAQDPATTAALEAYAAGVNARVDEINSSALGRGAPEMFLFNAPISPWSATDSIAIIKLMAVQLSAQMSHEVRRARTSLVLGDSARLADILPDAPGTGIAALPDYAQLMPGLELPRYAIGTPMPQHPLSPFPAPEFAGASNAWAAAPSRSAAGGTLLANDPHLGFSAPAIWYLARLELVSGGVIGGTIPGVPAVLTGRSERLGWGITSANLDDQDVYIEQLNPDNPEEYLTPDGFKPFETRRSIINISGEDPVTMTLRWTENGPVLPGSHYNLGTVTPSGHVASLAWTALSAHDTTMSAAIALMRAGTVEDALEAGELFVAPAQNLTVVDREKIAMKLMGAMPRRNADHESQGRLPSRGWIDNNRWQGRFPHSANPEFVAPVGGILGNTNNKTVDRPFPQHVSYVWGDTQRIHRWQRLMQTRHVHTRDSFIEAQLDTVSFTARSLLPLIGADLWFTGESAPEGSAQGLRQRALSLLADWNGEMNEHRPEPLIYAAWLRALQTRLAKDELGPLNSEFTHADPIFIERVYRDVDGAAIWCDVVQSSPVETCTDIARLALDDALVWITDRYGTALESLRWGDVHQAVQDHPVLGDVPWVRYFVNIRQSTSGGDHTLQRGLTRGTGPDPFQNVHGAGYRGVYDFADPDSSVFVISTGQSGHFLSRYYDDLAQLWRRGEYIPMSLDPQLARAAAVGITNLRPASP